DNA from Manduca sexta isolate Smith_Timp_Sample1 chromosome 6, JHU_Msex_v1.0, whole genome shotgun sequence:
CGAGCCTATTCTATGCTTTGTGATGATCAtcttcgtcatcatcatcatcgtaaTCGTCATCATCGCCGTAAGCGTAGTCCTTTTCATGGCTACTGGCACCCTTCTTGCCGAAGTCGTCGTGATGGTTGTAATGGCTATCTGCACCCTCCTCGGCAGAATGGCCCTTATGGAGATCATCAATATGGCCTTTAGCATAGGAGCCCGCTTTACCAAATTCACCCTTATCGGCAGCTGAATCGTGGTGTCCGCCTTTCTCATGAGCTCCCTTCTCGGATCCGTGGTGCTCGTTCTCAAAGCCATGCTTCTTGAAGTGACCGCTGTTGTCGGCAACGTCGTAGAAATCGTGGTCCTTCTTGAACTCGTCCTTGTGGAAGACCTTGTGGTAGCCGGTGATGTCTTCGCCCTTGCTGTGGTGCTGCTTATACCCATGGTCTCCGCCTTTGTAGCTCTCGCCGGATGCACTGTGTTTACCGTGAGCGTCGACCTCATCGTGATGTCCCTTCTTTCCTCCTTCACCTTCATGGTAGAAACCCTCTTTATGTTCATTGCCGTAGTGTCCAGATTCACCCTTCGCAACGTGATCCTTGGAATGATAGCCCTTGCTGCCCTTTTCACCGTGCTCGGAGTGATGTTTTGCACCGAAATCGTTACCGCCGCCTTTAGCAAATCCGTGGCCGTCTAGATCACCTCCATCGATGTATTCTTCAGAGTGTTCGTCCTCATCATCATGCTCAGCGTCTTCAATAGCGATGGGCTTGGCTGCAACATAGGGCAGCGGCGCTGGAGCATACTCGGCTAAAGGCAGCGGTGCGTACGGTAAAGGTTTGTAAGCTCCGACGTGGATTAGACTCGCCGGGCCGGCGTTGTCGCTGCGGTAGATGTAGCTGGTAGCCGCCGGTGCGTAATCCACCTGAACCCCCGCTGCCACCGCGAACAAAACGCAAACAGCTGTTTTGATCATGATGAGATGTGTCTGGCTCTGCAACCCGTGCTGTAATAATTTGACATGCCCGTTGCCCAACATATATACTTGTTTAGAGACAAAAGGACCCTGAGTGTGTTCGTTACCTTTCTTGTCCATGTAACAAATTGTTATCAAACGAGGTTATAGGTGACAATGATATTGGTAATGAAAAAGTTGTCCATTGTGCAATATGCCGTCGGCGCTGACCGCAAGATAATAGGCGTGAAATGCTTTTTTCTGCGGATCCGGTGAGGTTGT
Protein-coding regions in this window:
- the LOC115440525 gene encoding sarcoplasmic reticulum histidine-rich calcium-binding protein — its product is MLGNGHVKLLQHGLQSQTHLIMIKTAVCVLFAVAAGVQVDYAPAATSYIYRSDNAGPASLIHVGAYKPLPYAPLPLAEYAPAPLPYVAAKPIAIEDAEHDDEDEHSEEYIDGGDLDGHGFAKGGGNDFGAKHHSEHGEKGSKGYHSKDHVAKGESGHYGNEHKEGFYHEGEGGKKGHHDEVDAHGKHSASGESYKGGDHGYKQHHSKGEDITGYHKVFHKDEFKKDHDFYDVADNSGHFKKHGFENEHHGSEKGAHEKGGHHDSAADKGEFGKAGSYAKGHIDDLHKGHSAEEGADSHYNHHDDFGKKGASSHEKDYAYGDDDDYDDDDDEDDHHKA